The window TAATGGTAACATTTTGACCTATCCATACATCATTGCCAATCACTGTATCTCCCTTAAAAGGAAGTTGTTCAATTGTAGGAGTCACCTTTTCCCATCCTTGGCCAAAGATATTAAAGGGATAGGTTGTAGCTCCATCCATTCTATGATTTGCACCATTCATAATAAACTTAACACCCTCTGCAATTGCACAGAACTTGCCTATTATCAGTTTATCCCCTAGAAATTCGTAGTGGTGCTCTATATTTTCGTAAAATTTCTCTGGAGACTTTTTATTATCGCTATAATAGGTATATTCACCAATCTCAACATTTGGTCTTTTAGGTAGATTACTTATATAGCAAACCGTCTTTATATTTTCATTCGGATAAAGCTTTTTCTTATCTGGCCCCGTCATTGAATATTGGCTCCTTTCAGGTATTCAACCTCATTTACTAGTCTTTGAAGAATCTCTATTCCTTTTTTTGTGCAATCTACATCAGTTGATATTAAGGAAATAACCTTATCGACCCTTTCCTTGTAATCGCTTGGCTTAATCTTAAAATCTTCAATCATCTTAACAGCCTTTTTTTCATTTACACAGTATTCTTTATTTATTGCAAACAAGACTTGATTAAGGGAAGATATGCTTCGAAAGCAATGT of the Bacillus tuaregi genome contains:
- a CDS encoding Vat family streptogramin A O-acetyltransferase — encoded protein: MTGPDKKKLYPNENIKTVCYISNLPKRPNVEIGEYTYYSDNKKSPEKFYENIEHHYEFLGDKLIIGKFCAIAEGVKFIMNGANHRMDGATTYPFNIFGQGWEKVTPTIEQLPFKGDTVIGNDVWIGQNVTIMPGIKIGDGAIIAANSTVVKSVDPYTIYGGNPAKFIKKRFSDEKIEFLLKLQWWNWSEEEIFNNLEMLTSEEGLEILMK